The Lactobacillus sp. ESL0791 genomic sequence AGCCAGGTCATATCACCCTCATAGGCCTTTAAAATGGCCGCCATGGTCGGGGCCACCTGACGATCAACCCAGGCAGTCATCTGTTCGATTGATGCACTTTCTTTTTTGATTGTCAGCTGCAATTTTTCGACGTCGGCCAGCAGCTGATCCCACCAAGATGCGCTGGGCCACCTGGCTTTGTTTTGGTCAGTTGCCGGAGTAACGAAGCGTAAATACTGTCTGAGCGTCCCTCTCAGCACGTGCCCCAGGCTTTTATGGCCGTCAATCAGGTGTTCGACGAGTTTTTTGGCGCGATCTTTGCGATAGACGAGTTCTAAACGGGTCCAATTTTTTGGTGCATTATCGAACACTTGTTTGGTATTGGCCTTTCTTTCCAAACTTTTATCGTAAATGCGGCAGAACAGGTCGGATGCCTGGGAACCGAAGTACATTGTGCGGCCCAAAAATTCACCGGTAGCAGTCTGCCGCGAGTTGATTTCGTCCCATTTGCTCCAGCGCGAAGTGAAGTAGCCGGCAAGAGCTGCCTGATTGATACGGCCGTAGTTAATGATCTTTGATTCGTAATCATCGATGGCCAGGTCGATGCGTGAGAAGTTGATATGATCCATAGAATAAAGTTTGCCAATCAA encodes the following:
- a CDS encoding replication initiation factor domain-containing protein, whose protein sequence is MLSVIIDWLEFTVLEANLKFVFQLLGLNFASFTPLSKGRFGYHNQLKWQDGSIFIMFTTPDKEITENSQTKSETGIHVMITGQGCRHYSVNHDLLALIGKLYSMDHINFSRIDLAIDDYESKIINYGRINQAALAGYFTSRWSKWDEINSRQTATGEFLGRTMYFGSQASDLFCRIYDKSLERKANTKQVFDNAPKNWTRLELVYRKDRAKKLVEHLIDGHKSLGHVLRGTLRQYLRFVTPATDQNKARWPSASWWDQLLADVEKLQLTIKKESASIEQMTAWVDRQVAPTMAAILKAYEGDMTWLRKTIVAGGSRLTQKHNDAVSLFKKEVPV